In Rattus norvegicus strain BN/NHsdMcwi chromosome 1, GRCr8, whole genome shotgun sequence, a genomic segment contains:
- the Vom1r54 gene encoding vomeronasal type-1 receptor 1 has translation MDTVVYTDLNWGIMFLIQTTAGILGNSFLFHMYNFPFFTTQMVRPTNLIINQLIISNHLVLLSKWIPQTVTTLGLTSFLEDAGCKLFVLCLYRVARGVSLSTTSLLRGFQAIKLHPNTSEWLSLRIRSSKWIGTCCFLCWMLQLMLNIHVTIIANAPQNTKNLTSKGIQRYCYSTTPQRFVFVLLAMIIALSDTICLVIRALASGSMVLVLRKHKQQVQYIHRHSLSPKPAHEKRATRTIQILVTMFLSFYPVAAILSLCITETVNPSHWLITMSVLISLAFPTLSPFVLNFTKTCFPPFCSFGQKK, from the coding sequence ATGGATACAGTTGTTTATACAGACTTAAACTGGGGAATAATGTTCCTCATTCAGACCACTGCTGGAATCCTAGGcaattcctttctctttcatatgTATAACTTCCCATTTTTCACTACACAAATGGTGAGACCCACAAACTTGATTATCAATCAGCTCATCATATCAAACCACCTGGTCCTTCTCTCCAAATGGATCCCTCAGACAGTGACCACTTTGGGGTTGACATCTTTCCTGGAAGATGCTGGGTGCAAATTATTTGTTCTCTGTTTGTACAGAGTGGCCAGAGGTGTCTCCCTCAGTACCACGTCCCTCCTCAGAGGCTTTCAGGCCATTAAGCTTCACCCCAATACTTCTGAGTGGCTGAGTCTTAGAATTAGATCCTCAAAGTGGATTGGCACCTGCTGTTTCCTTTGCTGGATGCTGCAGCTCATGCTCAATATACATGTAACCATTATTGCAAATGCCCCACAGAATACGAAAAACCTGACTTCCAAAGGAATCCAGAGATACTGTTACTCCACCACCCCTCAGAGATTTGTTTTTGTATTACTAGCAATGATAATAGCCCTAAGTGATACAATATGTCTGGTCATCAGGGCCTTGGCCAGTGGCTCCATGGTCCTTGTCCTACGCAAGCATAAGCAGCAAGTCCAGTACATCCATAGACACAGCCTGTCCCCAAAGCCTGCACATGAGAAGAGAGCCACACGGACTATCCAGATCCTAGTGAccatgtttctctccttttaccctGTAGCTGCCATCTTATCACTGTGCATAACAGAGACTGTGAATCCAAGCCATTGGCTGATTACCATGTCTGTGTTGATTTCCCTGGCCTTCCCAACACTCAGTCCCTTTGTGCTGAATTTCACCAAAACTTGTTTCCCTCCGTTCTGTTCTTTTGGTCAAAAAAAATGA